acaacctccAAAATGGTGGGATTTAGTCTTCTTTGGAGTTGACGAACAGGCcttgctccctcttctaaaaatattctgtgctcacaaacttgagggttgatgcctactatatccgccaagctctacccaattgctttcttgtgtctTCTTAACACACTAAGCAACTGCTCCTCTTGTTGGGCTGTGagttcccttgcaatgataatTGGGAGCTTCTGattatcctcaaggtaagcatacttgaggtggggTGGAAGGGGTTTTAATTGCAATTTCTACTCCTGACTGGGCACTGGATCGTCTAGAGCCAGTGGCGATGGTATAATGTCCTCATTGTGTTCAGAAGGgttccccacacttggaccttgctcCATGTGCgcctcttctacttcttcttggTGAACTACAGCTATGGTCTCATCAATGATGTCGCACTGGAAGATGGAATGGCCTTCCGGCGGATGCTTCATAGCctcattcagattgaagctcacTGCTCGGCCGTCTATCTCAAAAGAATAGGTTCCTGAGAATGCATCCGACTTGAACTTGGAGGTCTTCAGCAATGGTCTTCCGAGCAGGATGGATGACGGTTTccctgagtcattttggggcatttccaagatatagaagtcaatggaaaatgtgagccccttaatgctcaccaGCACGTCCTCAGCAATTCTAACCActttaataatgcttttatctgctaacacaaaacgagctgccgacctttttaagggagggagcctcaaagcaTTACATACTGACAAGGGCATAATACTCACACACGCTCCTAGATCATACATGCATTCAGAAAATATTACATccccaatggtacagttaaccatgcatggacctggatcactacatttttcaggtatatccCCCATCAatgcagatatagaactacctaaaggaatagtttctaattcattaatccTATCCTTATGTATGCACAGATCCTTTAGAAACTtcgcatatttaggtacttgctaaataacataaaaaaggggGACAGTTatctcaacctttttgaagatttctaccatttttggGTCTAGTTCCATTTGCTTTCTGGGCTTTCTTGCAAGGTTGTTCTTCATGGTCTTCTGTCTCTGATCAATAGAGTGTAGTAACTCGTCATTGGAAGAGGAAGATGGGTAAGTGATATGAGGGGTCTGCTGAGACACTTGGGACTGCCTTAggtgaggtgctctgtaagCCTGGTTCTGGTTCTGCTATTGATAGGTAGGATTCTGCTGATACTGGTTCTGCtggttgttattattattccacctctgatttttttggctgtctctgcctcctctgttatagTTGTCCCTCCAACCTTGGTTGAAGTTCCCaccttggttatagttgccgCCTTGTTGGTAGTATCCTTGATTcgggcggtcatagaaattgTGAGTAGCTGCCACGGTGTTATTCTCATGTTGGAGCTGTGGACACTCATCAGTGTAATGACTATAATCAGTGCATATTCCACATACTCTTTGAGAAACCAGTTGTTGACTATGTTGTGGTGAGGGTGGCTGAGATTGTTGCTGACCCAAATATATCTGCTTCAGTAGGTTGGTCATCTCACATATTGATTGTGTGAGAGCATTATTCTCACTGCTAGAGGAAACCTCTGCCACAGCCTTGGGGTGGTTGTTCCTGTTGTGCTTGTGATTCCGAGCAGACTCGACCAAGTCGGCTATCAGTTGCCATGCTTCTTCTGTGGTCTTATACTTTTTCAGAGAACCATTGCTTGCACCATCTAATGTAGTCTTGTCTTGAGGCTTCATGCCTTGTGTGAAGTAGCTGATCAACACCaacttgtcaatcatgtggtgggggcaTGCGTTTAGGAGATTGTTGAAGTGCTTCCAATACTCATAAAGAGTCTCAGATTCGCCTTGGATAATCATTGAAATTTCTCTCCTTAGTCTATCAATAACTTTCGCGGGAAAGTATTTTTCCAAGAATTCCCTCCTAAGCGTGTCCCAGTTAGTAACAACTGCTTCATGTTaagtgtagtaccactccctCGCCTTTCCttcaagagaaaatgggaaggctGCTAGCAGGATAGAAGTCTCAGTTGCACCATTACACTTGACAGTAGAACAGACTGTCTGAAAATCCCTGAGGTGCTTGAGAGACttttgagcaggtaagccatgaaatttCGGCAGCAGATTGATTAGTGCAGTCTTCAGTTCAATATCTGCACCCAGATTTGGATGACGCGCTTGGAAATGTGGTAGTGTAAAATCCAGAGCTCCTACTTCCTG
The genomic region above belongs to Arachis duranensis cultivar V14167 chromosome 3, aradu.V14167.gnm2.J7QH, whole genome shotgun sequence and contains:
- the LOC110278583 gene encoding uncharacterized protein LOC110278583; its protein translation is MIIQGESETLYEYWKHFNNLLNACPHHMIDKLVLISYFTQGMKPQDKTTLDGASNGSLKKYKTTEEAWQLIADLVESARNHKHNRNNHPKAVAEVSSSSENNALTQSICEMTNLLKQIYLGQQQSQPPSPQHSQQLVSQRVCGICTDYSHYTDECPQLQHENNTVAATHNFYDRPNQGYYQQGGNYNQGGNFNQGKPSSILLGRPLLKTSKFKSDAFSGTYSFEIDGRAVSFNLNEAMKHPPEGHSIFQCDIIDETIAVVHQEEVEEAHMEQGPSVGNPSEHNEDIIPSPLALDDPVPSQE